TTTGGCAATCTATCATAAGGCACCGGCTTGCCGCGCGCAACAAAACTCTTTTCCAAAACCACCAAAAATTTTTCAATTTTTTCTTGCGTTTCAGCTAAAATAGATTATATTAGTAAGGTATTATAACGCTGGACTAAAAGATAGGGAGGTGGATCATGGCTTGGAGATTATTGTGCATGGATTGCGACTATGAAAAACATCTTGAAGCAAATGAAAGAAACCTGAAAGAATGCCCCAAGTGCAAGAGCACCAGCATTCAGGTCTATGATGATGAGGTGGGCAAAGGAGCCCACTGCGCCGGCACCATCAATGTCGAGTCGCACAAATAGTCAAGGTTCAACCCTCTTCAAACACTATCTTGTTTGACATAGCTCTCAGGGCCAAGCTTCCTGCTTATGGCTGGTGGTGATCCTTGGCCAACTTCAAGGCCCCAGGTCAAAACAGTTCACAAAAACGCACAAAAGCCGGTCATTGAATGACCGGCTTTTGTGCGTCTGTTTCCAGACAAGGTAAAAAAGGAGGGAGTTAGGTGTTCACTACACGTTATTTCTCCTGCCGCTGGCGCCGGGCAACCATCACCAGCCCCAGACAGCCGATTCCCATGAGCAGCAGGGTCTGGGGTTCAGGCACCGGCGCGGCATGACCTTCAATGACATCATTGCCACAGCTCATGGTCCAATGGGCGTCGAAGCCTTGGGAAAGGTCAAACCCGACAACACTGAAGGTGACATAACGCCAAAAGGTATCTGCACCCGAGTTGTAGCTACCAGAGTTAGCAAGCAAAGCACTGCTTGATGCGGAACTATCTATACGATAAGGGGTGGAAACGGGAAAATCATCAGGGGCTAACCATGTTGTGTTAGAATAAAAACCGGCAGCAGTCAGACCAGCAAAGCCAAAACCGACCCCATATTCGTAGTTATCATCATTCCCATCAAAACTGAGGGCCAGATCACCGGCATAATAATCCTTGCTATTATAAGTCTGAGTACCAGTTCGAACATTAAAACCAGTCTGCAGAGCAATCGACAACCGTGAGGTTCCAGCATCATAGCAGTAGGCCAGATATTCGGCATCAAAATCCTGTCCGCCCCAGCCGGGATACACACGTCCACCCGCATCAACCCCCTCATCGACGGCAAATACAGTCCAACTGCTATCAAGAACAAAAGGGGTTTCCTGAGGAACTGCTTGTGAAGCCTGCGCCCAAACCAACAACATCCCCATGGCCACTACTACCATCATTATCTTCTTCATCCCGAGCTCCAACCATTCCTATTGAAAAAAGTTTCCTGTAATTCCATTCTAATAATAACTGTTGCGAAAAACATGCCATCCAGAATAATAAAAAAATAGCGCCTAATCTTAAGCAGTTACAAACTTCATGGTTTTTATCATTGCTAAATTTATGAAAAGTGGTATTTTTTTACATATAAAAGGTATTATTTTTCCTGATTTCATTTACACATCTAATGTCTCTTTATCCTTTTATTGCTTCAACGATTCCATTGACTCCGTGGCGCTAACTTGATAACGGGAATGATTGTCAACAGCAAAACTTTACATCTTCGAGATATTCTCCATGGATGAACTTTTCGACAGCCACTGCCACCTTACTGATGAACCCCTCATCGGCCAGCTGGATGAAGTGCTGAGCCGGGCTCAAAACAACTTGGTCACCAGAATCATGGTTCCAGGATATGACCTGACTTCAAGCATGGCTGCGGCCAAACTGGCGCAAAACCATGCGGAGATCAGTTTTGCCACCGGCATCCACCCAGGGTGGGTCACAGAAGACGTGTTTCCTTTAATCGAATTAGAGGCGATCATCAGACGGTTTCAACCATCGGCCATCGGCGAAATCGGTCTTGATTTCGCCCTTGATGATCATGATCCCCTGGCCCAGGGAAAAGCACTGGAAGCTCAACTGGAGCTGGCAAGAATCTTTCGTCTGCCGGTGATCATCCACTGCCGCAAAGCGTTTCAGCCCCTCTACGATCAGCTGCGGCAGTTTCCGGAAGTCATCGGCATCCTCCATGCCTTCAACGGCGGCCCGGCCATGGGGGAAAAATTCCTTGAGCTAGGCTACTATCTGGCTTTTGGCGGCGGCATCACCCGCCCCAATACCAGAAAGATCAGGAAAACAGCCCTGATGGTTCCCGAGGACCGAGTCATCCTGGAAACCGACGCCCCCTATATCGGCAGCCACACGGTCGCAAAAGGGGAGATCGAACCATGTCATCTTCAGGAAATTGCCAAGGCATTTGGCCAGTTGCGGGGCTGGGACATGGCGGAAACCGCCAGACGGACGACGGCCAATGCCAAACGACTGTTTGCGGTACTATAAAAAAAAATAGCCACAGACGCACACCGACCCACAAGGACAAAAAAGACAGCATTTTCTGTGCATGTCTGTGTGCGTCTGAGGCTTAAAGAATGCAAGGAAAGAGGATGAACCGTTTTTCCCGCCTCGAGCTGCTGATTGGCAAAAATGGCCTGGCCGCCCTGGAAAACAGCCACGTCGCCATTATCGGTCTGGGGGCCGTCGGCTCTTTTGCCGCCGAGGCCCTGGCCCGCAGCGGCGTCGGCAGGCTGACCCTGATCGACTGCGATGTGGTGGGGACCACCAACATCAACCGGCAGCTGTTTGCCCTCTCCAGCACCATCGGCGAACCAAAGGTCTTTGCTGCCGTCCGCCGCCTGCAGGATATCAATCCGGAGCTTGCCATACAGCCGGTCCAGCAGTTCTATCACCACGATACGGCCGAGGAACTGCTGGCTCCTGACTACGATTTCCTGATTGACGCCATTGACGGGGTGAGTCCTAAAATTGATCTCATCTGCCGCTGCCGGGAGCGCAGCATTCCCTTCATCTCGGCAATGGGAGCCGCGGGCCGTAAAAATCCCGGCGCCGTCGGATTTGCCGACCTCAGCGAAACTTCCGGCTGTCCATTGTGCCGGGTCATGAGAAAATCATTGAAACATAAGGGAATCAGGGAGGGAGTGCCGGTGGTTTTCTCGCGGGAGCCGGTCACCGCCAAGCCCCTGCCGCCGGATAAGGTCAGCGACCGGGAGCGGGAAGAACACCTGCAGCGCGGCCGCCAGCGGTTCATTCAGCCAAGCGCCGTTTTCATGCCGGGGATTTTCGGTCTTTTGGCAGCCCAGTATGCCATCGATCACCTGCTGCCCGGGAGCCATAAAAAAACAAGCATCTCTGAGCCCTCTGTGACTCGGTGGTGAAAAATATTATGAGGAAAAGAATCATGAAGCGATCATTCTCATTGTTTTTCCAGGTGTTGCTCCTGTTTCAGTTCGCTGCCTGTCAACAGCCGGCCACCACAAAGCAGCCTCTGGAGTCCCTGTTCCCCGAAACAATCGGCACCCTTCAGCGGCTCCAGTTGGTCACCGAAGGACCGGCAATCGACCGGATCAATCAACTACACGGTAAAACGATTGAAGTGGAAGCCGGGGCAATCGGCAGATACGCGGCTGGCGGCAGCGAGGTGGCCATGGTCTGGATCTCCCGCAGCAGCGATGAACAGACCGCCAGACGGCAGACTGACATCATGGTTGAAAAAATGGTCAACAACCCCCGTTCACCATTTCACCATCCACAGATCAGGGGCAAGGAAGGAGCCCGCCTCTACCAGTTCATGGGCATGGGACAAGTGCACTATATTTTCTGCCGCCAAACGCTGGTCTACTGGATTTCAGCCGTTCCGGCACGGGGCGAAGAGATCCTGGCAACGTTTTACCCGTTGGCGGGAAACAGCAGCTAATTTTCTGCAGCCAGGTGGTCAAGAGGACCCTTCAACCGGACCCGCTGCCGGAAAGGCAACGCACGCCCCTTAGCCGTCTGGACATCAGGGTCGCCATAGAGAATCTCACCTTGAAACATCAGCTGGGAATTGAAATCCAGCAGGCCGCTGCCTTGCAGCTGATACCAGGGGGAGACCAGGGAAATGGATTGCAGGCGGCAGGCGCGGTTGGCAATTTTCATCGGCAGCTGCAACCGCGTAAAAGGACTGAAAAAACGCTCCGCCGGCAAATTCATCAAGAAAGGCGCAAAGGAAAACAGCCCCCTAGTGAGCTGGTGGTCACGGAAACTACCTTTGTTGACCGTAATGGTGCCGTTGCCCCGGAGGGTTGACAACCAGTCTGGATTGACACCAGCCGGAAGCGAACCATCAAAGATCAGGGAAGCATCCAGGATGCCACCCATGGGCCAGGATGGCGGAGCAGCGGCCAGATCAAGCGACTGGACCACCAGGGAGCCATTCCACAAGGGCTCATGAAGCAAATCATCAACAACCAGCGATATCCGCACCAGACCATCATCAACCTTTCCCGAAAACCTCTCAACATAGAGCTGGTTATAGGTTTTCTTGCCCACCAGGCTAACATCTTCAAGCATAAGATCGCAGAAATCCAGCCGGTTGACAGCAAAGGATACGTCGGCTAGCCACTTGCTGGCCATCGACCAGGCAAGAACATTTTCCAGCTGTGTAAGCGGTGAGCAGGATTGTCTATCTTGCTGCTGCTCCCGGAGCTGTTCGTCAGGACGGTGCAGCGACAGGCGATCAGCAGCAAGGTTCAGGCGGACAACCGGATTCACAGCCAGGTTGCCGATAATATTAACCTCTCCAGTACAACTGCCTGACAGATCGGCAAAATTGCCCACAGCACCCGGCAACCGGTCAAGGAGGGTTTCCATATGTTCGGAGCTGACACTGTTCAACAGATCAAGAACCAAGCGGCGGTTATATTTTATCAACCCTTTGGAAAAAACGGTTGTCGACCCTGGCAAGGTCAGACGGGAACTCTTGAGGTTCACATAGCCATCCAACAATGCCAGGTAGCCTGAAGCCACCAGCTCAGCGGATAAATCTTGAACAACCGGGCGTTTTGCCGATATCGATGATGCTGCCCGCACTGCAGCCAGTTGGTTGATGGAAGCCTGACAATGAACCGCAAGCCCCTTTTCCAGCCGGCCGTTGAATTCCATGGCCACATCAGCAGAGCCATGGGAGATTTCCAACTGCTCGACGCCCGCTGCCCCTGCCCCCACCGGACGCACATGACTCAACAGGATGCCAACCCCTTCCAGGGTTCCATCGACCTGGGTTTCCTGCTGGCCCGTCTCAAGCAATGATGTATACCAGAAAAAATCGGCGCTAATCCGACCACCAAGGCAGGTTGCCATGCCGTTGATTTGCGACCCGGAGCGCCCGGGATCATAAGCATACCGGCCATTGAGTTTTTCAAGCTGCAGTGCTTCAGACAACCCTGGAAAACCAGCTATCCGGCAGGACCCATCAATAATCCTGACGGCAAAGCGGGAACCGGATTGCACCATCCCCGTCAGGTATCGGCCGTCATCCATCACTGATCCGGGAATGACTTCCCGATCAGGCTTCGCTATTGCCGGCAGGAACGGCATCAAGGCATGCCACGGCTGCTGTTGCCCATTCCAGCTGCCGGTACAACCCGGATTTTCCATAACCAGGGAGGAGAATACCACGTTTGCCTGCAGCAATGACCAGAGATCCAGGCAGGCCTGCACCTTTGGACAACAAAACCATGGCTGCCCACCATCGGCCTGCCGTGCCCTGAGCACGACATTCTCGGCAACAAAAGCTGGCCGGGGAAACACCTGCAGGCGCAGATCGCCGATGGTAACCGGCTGGCCAAGTTCCTGCTGCAGCTGCCCCTCAACCTGAAGGCGCAGGGTTGGCAAGGAAAGCAGCGGCGGGATAATCGCCAGCAATGCTGCAACACTGGCAGCAAGAACAATCAGCAGTAAGAAAAATTTTTTCATGCAACTACGATCAATCCATCCCTCAAATGATTGCAACGTTACCCATGATTACCCTAAACAAAACGGGTGTCATCCGGTCTATACCAGATAACACCCGTCGGACAAAGAAAAAATCCTGCGGCTGGAAGAAAAAGCCAGCCGGAAGCGGTTCTCCCTTAGATCTTGAGCTTCTCCACCAGCAACTTCACCCCGGCAATCGAGTTCTCCAAACCTGCTTTTTCTTCCGGCAGCAGTTCAATTTCGATAATCTCTTCAATGCCGTCGGCGCCCAGCTTCACCGGCACGCCCATATAGTAACCATCAATACCGTATTCCCCTTCCAGATAGGCAGCTACCGGCAGAATTCGTTTTTTATCTTTAAGAATTGCCTCGGCCATCTGCACTGCAGATGCTGAAGGAGCATAAAAGGCGCTGCCGGTTTTTAGAAAAGAGACAATTTCAGCCCCACCGCTACGGGTCCGCTCGATGATGGCATCAATCTTC
This is a stretch of genomic DNA from Candidatus Anaeroferrophillus wilburensis. It encodes these proteins:
- a CDS encoding PEP-CTERM sorting domain-containing protein, with amino-acid sequence MAMGMLLVWAQASQAVPQETPFVLDSSWTVFAVDEGVDAGGRVYPGWGGQDFDAEYLAYCYDAGTSRLSIALQTGFNVRTGTQTYNSKDYYAGDLALSFDGNDDNYEYGVGFGFAGLTAAGFYSNTTWLAPDDFPVSTPYRIDSSASSSALLANSGSYNSGADTFWRYVTFSVVGFDLSQGFDAHWTMSCGNDVIEGHAAPVPEPQTLLLMGIGCLGLVMVARRQRQEK
- a CDS encoding TatD family hydrolase — translated: MDELFDSHCHLTDEPLIGQLDEVLSRAQNNLVTRIMVPGYDLTSSMAAAKLAQNHAEISFATGIHPGWVTEDVFPLIELEAIIRRFQPSAIGEIGLDFALDDHDPLAQGKALEAQLELARIFRLPVIIHCRKAFQPLYDQLRQFPEVIGILHAFNGGPAMGEKFLELGYYLAFGGGITRPNTRKIRKTALMVPEDRVILETDAPYIGSHTVAKGEIEPCHLQEIAKAFGQLRGWDMAETARRTTANAKRLFAVL
- a CDS encoding tRNA threonylcarbamoyladenosine dehydratase, with amino-acid sequence MNRFSRLELLIGKNGLAALENSHVAIIGLGAVGSFAAEALARSGVGRLTLIDCDVVGTTNINRQLFALSSTIGEPKVFAAVRRLQDINPELAIQPVQQFYHHDTAEELLAPDYDFLIDAIDGVSPKIDLICRCRERSIPFISAMGAAGRKNPGAVGFADLSETSGCPLCRVMRKSLKHKGIREGVPVVFSREPVTAKPLPPDKVSDREREEHLQRGRQRFIQPSAVFMPGIFGLLAAQYAIDHLLPGSHKKTSISEPSVTRW